Proteins found in one Candidatus Paceibacterota bacterium genomic segment:
- the trmD gene encoding tRNA (guanosine(37)-N1)-methyltransferase TrmD, producing MRFNILTIFPEIWPEYLKAGILGRAQEDKLVEMAVINIRDFTTDKHRTVDDSPYGGGAGMVLKIEPIAKAIDSINFQFSKTNFQTIRQLADQIQETETPRRRIIVLSARGEQFTQAKAEEYAKLDELVLICGRYEGIDQRVADYLADEEISIGPYVLNGGEVAAMVVIEAVARLLPGVLGNEESLKEESYSQKIRNPPASGGTPPDGGGKSINPKPSLRQTLRRARQNRNSKSLNSKRVVNPESQKDETASSFTVEYPQYTKPAEYKGWKVPEVLLSGNHEEIRKWREGQKKKSAR from the coding sequence ATGCGATTTAATATACTAACAATTTTTCCGGAAATTTGGCCGGAGTACCTGAAAGCCGGCATTTTGGGGCGGGCGCAGGAGGATAAGTTGGTGGAAATGGCCGTGATAAATATTCGCGATTTTACGACTGACAAACACCGGACGGTAGATGATTCGCCTTATGGGGGAGGGGCGGGGATGGTACTTAAAATCGAACCGATTGCTAAAGCAATCGATTCGATTAATTTTCAATTTTCAAAGACCAATTTTCAAACAATCCGCCAGCTGGCGGACCAAATCCAAGAGACCGAAACACCACGACGGCGGATTATTGTGCTTTCTGCACGAGGGGAGCAGTTTACGCAGGCGAAAGCGGAGGAGTATGCGAAGCTGGACGAGCTGGTTTTAATTTGCGGAAGGTACGAAGGAATAGATCAGAGGGTGGCGGATTATTTGGCCGACGAGGAGATATCTATCGGACCGTATGTGTTGAATGGGGGAGAGGTGGCGGCGATGGTAGTGATTGAGGCGGTAGCGAGATTGCTGCCGGGTGTCTTGGGAAATGAAGAGTCGTTGAAGGAAGAATCATACAGTCAAAAAATCCGAAATCCTCCCGCCTCGGGCGGGACCCCGCCTGATGGCGGTGGTAAATCCATAAACCCTAAACCCAGCCTTCGCCAGACGCTACGGCGGGCAAGGCAAAATCGAAATTCGAAATCATTAAATTCAAAACGAGTCGTTAACCCTGAAAGCCAAAAAGATGAGACTGCTTCGAGTTTTACCGTTGAGTATCCGCAATATACGAAACCGGCGGAATATAAAGGATGGAAGGTGCCGGAGGTGCTGCTGTCCGGAAATCATGAAGAGATTCGCAAGTGGAGAGAGGGACAAAAGAAAAAATCCGCACGGTGA